The genomic stretch accccctccatcaagcTACAAAAACCCCAAATCCGCCCTAGAACTAGGtttcaacaacaaacccAGACCAGCCGACGATGTCCCACCCCCTATTCCACTCGCTTCCCGCCCAAGCATTTCCCAAATAGAAGCCGTCCGCTCcgcctcaacccccttcccaacagcagcagcagcagcagcagcatcatcatcatcatcatcatcaccacccccttcctgcCTCGTCTGCCGTGACTTCTCCGGCCCTGACACGGTCGCCGCCCAGCACCCctacacctccctccccaggcAGGACCCCATCTCCTACCTAGCCCACCACCTCtgctcccctttcccctcgcCCACCGACAAAGCCCGCGCAATCTTCACCTGGTGTCACCACAACATCGCCTACGACGTCCAcggcttcttcaacaactgCATCCCCCGAGGCCTCACACCGGCAGAAACAATCTTTTCGGGAAAAGCCGTCTGCGAAGGCTACGCAAGAGTCTACGAAGCCATCGCCCGCGCAGCGGGTCTGCACTGCATTGTTGTCGGCGGTCACGGCAAAGGCTACGGCTTCAGCGCCCTCAAAAAAGGGGAACGGTGCCCGCCAAAGGACCCGACTGGCCACGCGTGGAACGCGGTCATGATCGATAATGATGAGTGGAAGCTTATTGACCCGTGCTGGGGAGCGGGGCATTTGGATGGGGGTACGAACGGGTATAAGAAGCAGTTTAGCCCGGGGCAGTTTGCGAGGAGCAATGAGTTTTTCGGAAGGAGTCACTACCCGAGCGATGAGAGGCATTTTCACaggagggatgggagggtgCCGAGTTGGGAGGAGTACATCTTGGGGGAGactgggggggaggaaccggcggggtggatgggggatgcggagagggagggggggttggatcaGAGCAATTTTGAGCCGAAACAGAAAGAGATTTGTGTTTcaggggcgggggagggatcGGTGACGAGGTTTCAGTTTGGGAAGGTATGCCCGCATTGGGTGAGTGAGAAGcacgggagggggaggcagATGTTGATTTGTttggtttttggggaggatgagaagagggcgggtgggaaggagaggttcGTGCCATTGGAGACGGAcgggttttggtggtggctggaTGTAAGGACgagggatttggggggggtggggaagagggtgaggttggtggggattACGAcggtggatgggagggatgCGAGGGGTttgacgggggaggagtttAAGAGGGTTGTGGGGAGGAAGGCGTTTGCCATGTGTGGGATGGTGGATTGGGTGTTGGTTTGATGATAATGATTGTGGGGGTTTGGAAGTGGTTAACACCTAGGAGGACGGGATGGGTGGTTTGTTCCCGCTTTGAGACGGATAGAGACGGACAGACACCCAAAGTGCCGGGAACAGGAAACGGGAcccaagaggaagatgcaTCGGTAAAATCGCAATGTTTTGCTCATTATATTCACTCTCTGTTCCCAACGCCGCAAGCCTGCTGATAACCGCGCTACAAAATGACTTGCTCAAATCAACCCCTAAAACTAACAGCaggcacctcctcccacctcggCAAAATATCCGGCACCGGCCCCAAAGGCGTAATAGACAGCGGGTTGATATTCGTGTGCGATTTCGTGTAATGGAACTTGATGTGGTTGAAGTTTGTCGTGTCCTTGAACGCGGGGATGTTCCAGTACAGATTCCGCATCCACTTGTGAATAGCAGGGTAGCCTGACCTGATGTCGCGGATGTTGCACTTGAAGTGCTGGACATACACAGGCTATTTCCCGTTAGCTCTCTTCCTCTGTTgtcgggggggggggttggaatGATGAACTTGAACTCACATCAAACCTGACAATAGTCACAAACAACCTGATATCCACCTCGGTAAGCCgctccccaaaccaatacGGCCCCTCCGTCCCGTCAGCAAGATGCTTCTCCGCCCGGTCGAGGGCTTCAAACAGAGCCTTGACGTTGCGCTCGTAGGCCTCTTGGGTGGTGGCAAAGCCAGATTTGTAGACGccgttgttgatgaggtcgTATTGCCACTCGTGTGTTTCGTCAATCTCCCTTCTCAAATCCTCAGGATACAGATCCACCGATTTGAACGGCTCGTCGATCAGCCCGTTGAACTGTCTTGATGTCAGCAACCGCCGCTCCCTTTTTCTCCAGtagaaagggaagggggggggggctcACCTCCGAATTCAACATCCTCAAAATCTCACTACTCTCATTGTTCACAAttttcccccccttcttatCCCACAACACCGGCACCGTAAACCGTCCCTCATACTCCGGGTTCACCCCAAAGTAAACCTCCCTCAAATGACTCAAACCCCCCTCGTGaggcaccaccccctcccccttgacatcctcctgctcagcctcctcaTCAGTCACAAACCTCCACCCTTTCGGTCCCATATGCCAGTGGACAACACTAAAGGAGATGATGTCCTCCAGCCCCTTGAGCTTGCGGGCAATGAGCGTCCTGTTGGCCCAAGGGCAGGCATAGCTCACGTAGAGGTGGTACCGGCCCGCTTCGGGGGGGAACTCGGAGCCGGGGGACGAAGAAATGAAGGAGCGGAAGGTGGACTGCTGGCGTTTGAACTCGCCTGACTTGTCGGAGGGGTTGACCCAGTTTGTGATTACGTTATCGTCCTTCTGCACCTCCTTTCCGGAGGGAGTGTCTTGGGCTGCctaaaagggggggggggtgttagTTTGGTTGGgagagatgggagggggagtggggtATTACCATTTtgaagttggtggtggtggaaagatATCGATGTGTTGACACTTTGATAGATGATGTGAATGAAGAAGAGCGTGTAATCCTGAACGAACCCTTGCTCAAATGTGAAAGTGATGCTGTCCCTCTCAAAAGCGGAGATATACTGCTTCTTATACTCATTGGTCGTTGCT from Podospora pseudopauciseta strain CBS 411.78 chromosome 3, whole genome shotgun sequence encodes the following:
- the ECM4 gene encoding S-glutathionyl-(chloro)hydroquinone reductase (COG:O; EggNog:ENOG503NTZJ) gives rise to the protein MSIRSSISPLLRGTASLSHLSKGSFRITRSSSFTSSIKVSTHRYLSTTTNFKMAAQDTPSGKEVQKDDNVITNWVNPSDKSGEFKRQQSTFRSFISSSPGSEFPPEAGRYHLYVSYACPWANRTLIARKLKGLEDIISFSVVHWHMGPKGWRFVTDEEAEQEDVKGEGVVPHEGGLSHLREVYFGVNPEYEGRFTVPVLWDKKGGKIVNNESSEILRMLNSEFNGLIDEPFKSVDLYPEDLRREIDETHEWQYDLINNGVYKSGFATTQEAYERNVKALFEALDRAEKHLADGTEGPYWFGERLTEVDIRLFVTIVRFDPVYVQHFKCNIRDIRSGYPAIHKWMRNLYWNIPAFKDTTNFNHIKFHYTKSHTNINPLSITPLGPVPDILPRWEEVPAVSFRG
- a CDS encoding hypothetical protein (COG:D; MEROPS:MER0472834; EggNog:ENOG503NXJG), with protein sequence MADVEEPRFNSLAERIAALNAQKNFQAPPSTAGKRPPPPPPPVRAATITTTTTTTTTPSPSSQQPQNETAPVMPPRPVRASTEKLPPPLPRRTTTDIEKGDRPAPGPGLGRVLPPPLPSRDSSSAKGTPPALPSRRPSSNLTLPTPGGRRNSNSSDISYISTMSSLSLNQDGPTPRRGLPPPLEQAKLPPLPPTRRELEAKAKEEAANTPPLPRCVTEPPPQAMPELPSGRPSLPPRLPSRPAKSPLMNATEAPSPSLPARRLPPPPSSYKNPKSALELGFNNKPRPADDVPPPIPLASRPSISQIEAVRSASTPFPTAAAAAAASSSSSSSPPPSCLVCRDFSGPDTVAAQHPYTSLPRQDPISYLAHHLCSPFPSPTDKARAIFTWCHHNIAYDVHGFFNNCIPRGLTPAETIFSGKAVCEGYARVYEAIARAAGLHCIVVGGHGKGYGFSALKKGERCPPKDPTGHAWNAVMIDNDEWKLIDPCWGAGHLDGGTNGYKKQFSPGQFARSNEFFGRSHYPSDERHFHRRDGRVPSWEEYILGETGGEEPAGWMGDAEREGGLDQSNFEPKQKEICVSGAGEGSVTRFQFGKVCPHWVSEKHGRGRQMLICLVFGEDEKRAGGKERFVPLETDGFWWWLDVRTRDLGGVGKRVRLVGITTVDGRDARGLTGEEFKRVVGRKAFAMCGMVDWVLV